In Flavobacterium sp. GSB-24, the genomic window GAAGAAGTTATTCGTGATGAACTTTTATAAGATTCATCATATTTAATCCAAATCACAAAAAACGAATCTTTTAGATTTAGACAAGAAAACCCAATTCTTTATAAAAACAAGAATTGGGCTGGGTATTATATTTTACAAATCAAAGTCTTTTTTGATCTCTTTGATTGCTTCTTTAACTTGTATTTTAATACTTTTAAAAGTTTCAATTATATCTTTTTTCTTACCTTCTGCTTTTGTCCAAGCTTCAACTTGCAAAATCTCTTCAAAAGCCACATTTAGTCCCATTAAATCTAAAGTAGGCTTTATTTTGTGCGCATATGAATAGGCATATTTATGATCCTTTTTCTTTATTCCCTCTTTAATTTGTTTCAAATCTTCGGGAACTTCTGTAACAAATAAATTTAAAATTTCGTTTACAAATTCAGGATCGTTGTCTGAAAGCGCATACACTTTCGAAAGGTTGTATTTTAAAGCCATTATTTTACTTGTATTCTGAATAATTTTTTATCTTCTAAAAAGCCTTCTAAAACATCATTTGGTTTTACAGTTGCAACACCTTCTGGCGTTCCTGTAAAAATAATATCTCCAATTTTCAATGTAAAAAATTGAGATACATAAGAAACCAGTTCATCTATTTTCCAAAGCATCATGTTTGAATTTCCTTTTTGAACTGTCTCTGCATTTTTTTTCAATTCAAAATTAAGATTTTCCATAGAAACAAAATTAGTTTTTGGCAAAAAATCGCCAATAACTGCCGAACCGTCAAACGCTTTGGCTTTTTCCCAAGGAAGTCCCTTTTCTTTTAATTTACTCTGCAGATCACGTGCTGTAAAATCGATTCCAACACTAATTTCATCATAATATTTATGAGCAAATTTAGGCTCAATATATTTTCCAACCTTATTAATCTTTACGATTATTTCAAGTTCGTGATGAACATCTTCAGAAAACTCTGGAATTACAAACGGATGCTGTTTCAACAAAACTGCCGAATCAGGTTTCATAAAAACCACTGGTTCTGTTGGACGCTCGTTTTTTAATTCCTCTATATGATTGGCATAATTCCTGCCGACACAGATAATTTTCATTTTTTTTTTAGGTTCTAAGATTCTAAGACGGTAAGATTCTAATAAAAACTACGCAAAAAAACTTAGCGACTTATAAACTTAGCGTCTTAGAAACTTATTTCGTATTTAATTTTCTTAATTTAATTGCTGTTAATACTTTTTTGGTATATAAAGGAAAATCAGCATTTTGGATCCAGCTGAAATATCCTGGCTCTGCTTCTAAAACTTTTTCAACTTTAGCACCTTTATGTTTTCCAAAAGTAAAAATTTCTTCATCGTCTTTATCAAAAGCGATCATTCCGGCAAAATCTGCTATTTTTTTACGGGTTGTGAATTCAGACAACGATCTCATATCATTTTCCAATTCTGGATAACGATCTAACTGCGCTTTTAAAATTTCATAAGTCGCCATTGTATCTGCTTCTGCCGAGTGTGCATTTTCCAGACTTTTTCCACAATAAAACTTCAAAGCAGCACTTAAAGTACGTTCTTCCATTTTATGAAAAATAGTCTGAACATCTACAGAAACTTTATTTTTCATATCAAAATCTACTCCTGCACGAAGCAATTCTTCTGCGAGAAGCGGAATATCAAAACGATCTGAGTTAAAACCACCCAAATCACTATCTTTTATCATATTATGAACTTGCGGAGCAAGCTCTGCAAAGGTTGGTTCGTTGGCTACTTTTTCATCTGTAATACCATGAACTGCCGTTGTTTGCGGAGGAATTGGAATTGTTGGATTAACCAACCAGGTTTTACTTTCTTTATTTCCGTTAGGAAAAACTTTAAATATTGAAATTTCTACGATTCTATCTTTACCGATATCAATTCCCGTTGTTTCGAGATCAAAAAAGCAAATTGGCTTGTTTAGTTTGAGTTCCATTTCTAATTTTTATAAGTTTACAAATGTAATTTTTAAAGCCGAATTTCCTCGTTTATTCTCATTTTTTTTGTCGAAAAAAGCTTTCAATTCGCAATTTTAACTTTTCAAAAATAGGTCACCTTCTAGTTGACGCTTTGATTTCTAACCTTTTCTTACAAAAGAAAAATCCGATAAGTTTTTATACTTATCGGATTTAAATCTATACTTATAATATATTTTTAGAAATCTCTATCTACATCGAAAGCTTCTAAATATTCTGCTACTCTTTTCACAAAACTTCCTCCTAATGCCCCATCTACAACTCTATGATCGTAAGAGTGCGACAAGAACATTTTTTGACGGATTCCAATAAAATCTCCTTCTGGAGTTTCTATTACTGCTGGAACTTTACGAATCGCTCCAAGCGCCAAAATTCCCACTTGAGGCTGATTGATAATTGGCGTTCCAAAAACACTTCCAAATGTTCCCACATTTGTAACTGTATAAGTTCCTCCTTGCGTATCGTCTGGTTTCAGTTTTCCAGCTTTCGCACGGTTTCCTAAATCGTTAACCGCTTTTGCCATTCCAACAAGATTTAGTTGATCTGCATTTTTAATTACAGGAACAATTAAATTCCCGTTTGGCAGTGCTGCTGCCATTCCTAAATTGATATTTTTCTTTTTGATGATATAATCGCCATCGACAGAAATATTCATTCCAGGGAAATCTTTCAATGCTTTTGCAACGGCTTCCATCATAATTGGAGTAAAAGTAAGTTTTTCGCCTTCTCTTTTTTCGAAAGCTGTTTTTACTTTATCTCTCCATTTTACAATGTTTGTTACGTCTACTTCAATAAACGATTGTACGTGAGCAGAAGTTTGAACCGAAGCTGTCATGTATCCTGAAATCAGTTTACGCATTCTGTCCATTTCTACAATTTCGTCGCCTCCATTTACAGAAACTGGAACCGCCTGCTGACTTTTTTGTACAACTGGCTCTGGTGTCTGAACTGCTTTTGGCGCTTCAACAATAGGTTTAGGAGCTTCAACTGTTTGTGGTGATGCTGTAACACCAGATTTACGATCTTCTATATATTTTAAAATATCTTCTTTTGTAACTCGGCCGTCTTTTCCAGATCCAGCCATGTTTTCTAACTCATTTAGAGAGATATTTTCTTCTTTCGCGATGTTTTTTACTAATGGAGAAAAGAATTTTTCTGATCCTGAAAAATCTTCTGCAGTGGTTACAGTTTCTTTTACTGCTTCAATTGTTTTTTCAATTTCAGCCGCCGCTTCAGGAACAGCAGTTTCTTCAACCGAACTTGTTTCTGGAGCTGGTGCCGCACCGCCTTCAGTTTCAATAATAGCAATAGTCTGCCCTACTTGTACCAAATCATCTTTACCAAACAACTGCTCAACTAAAATTCCTGATACTTCGCTAGGTACTTCACTGTCAACCTTATCTGTTGCAATTTCAAGTACTGCTTCATCAGCTTCAATTTTGTCTCCAACTTCTTTCAACCAATTTGTAATAGTTGCTTCAGCGACACTTTCTCCCATTTTTGGAAGCTTTAATTCAAATCTTGCCATATTGTTATTCTAAAGGATGATTTTGATTTTCTGATTGCGAAATTACTGAAAAAATTAAATATAAATTACACTTTGTATAATTTTTACTTAATTTTTCTGATTTCCCCTCTCCCATTTCTTAAATTACTTCCAATAATAAAAGCTGTTCTTTTAGGGAAAATCTTAAAAGTAATGTTCTTATCTTTAAGAGTTTCTATTATATTGATACATTTTTTGAATGAAACATATTGATTATCCAAAATGATCTCTGTCTTTTTACCCTTTAAAATCAGGCACGAATTTACCATTTTTTCTTTTTTCAAATTCAAAAAACTAACTTTATTTTCTAAAATCGAAGCTAGTTTTTCAGATAAATTCGCATTTTCAGAGTACAAAATATAGCATTCTGGCAATGGTTTTTCTTTTACATTTCCCTGAAACATTTTTACAATAGAGAAAAACCAAGTTCCAACTTGAATGAAAAAACTAAAAAACCATGATTTCTTAAAATGTTTCGCATAAAAGAAATTCATAGCTTCCTGAAAACGTTTCATGTATTTTTCGTCTTTTATTGTGCTTTCTCCCTTATAATGCAAAACTGTGGTATCGTGAAAATAAAAGTTGTTTTTCCCTTTCTGAAGCGCACGATATGACAAATCGATATCGTCGGCATACATAAAACAATCTTCATCAAAACCATTTAAATCTTGATATAATTTACTTTCTAAAAACATAAAAGCCCCAACTAGAATATCAACTTTTCCCGTTTCGTTTTCACTTAAATGCTGTGCGTAATATTGATTAAAAAGTTTTATTTTGGGAAAGATTTTATACAACCCAAAAACTTTAGTAAATGCAACCCAAGGCGTGGGAATACCGCGTTTACTTTCTGGCAGAAAATTTCCTGTCCCGTCAATTAATTTACAGCCTATAATGCCGAGATTGGGCTGCCTTTCGGCGAAAGCCAGAACCTTCGTAAAGGTATCTTCTGCAACAACAGTATCGGGATTTAATATACAGATGTAGTTTCCTTTCGCTTGACGAAAACCAATATTATTCCCTTTCGGGAAACCAAAATTTTCTTTGTTTTGAATCAAAGTAACTTCTGGAAATTTTTCCTGCATCATCAAAACACTTTCGTCTGACGAATTATTATCTACAACAATAATTTCGGCCTCAATTGCAGCAATCGCTTCCTGAACACTTAAAATGCATTGCTCCAGAAAGTAACGGACATTATAATTGAGAATAATAATCGATAACTGCATGAATATTTGATCTGTAAATTTGGGTCGAAAGTTAGAAATTTTCTGATAACCCCAAACGCAATGACCAATCGTTTTTACTAATTCCGTAATCCAGCGCGAGATTGCTGCCATTTCGTTTGTTCCATTTGATCCGAATTCCTGTTCCCACAGCTGGATTCCATTTTTTAAAATCGTAAGTATCCAACTTAGAAACCGAGGAAATATTGGTAAAAAATACGGCACCAAAAAATCCATTTCGGCTAATATCCGTTCTATATTCGGTTTCAAAATAAATCAATGCATTACTTCTATATCTGTTTTTGGTAAAACCGCGCCCTGTTTTTCCGTCGCGGTCCCAGCCAATACTTGGAAGATCTAAATAATGTGGTTTTCCGCCAAAGGTTGACCAATAAAAAGCTCTTGATGCCCAGACTCTGTGTTTGGTTGTACTAAATGAATGATATTTTCGAGCATCAATATACAATGACTGCCATTTATCTCCTTCCACTCCGCTGGTGTTAATTCGCAAATCGGCTTCTACATACAATCCTTGTTCTGGATTTATAATATTTTTTCGAGAATCGTATAAACCTTGAACAGCAAAACCAAAAGAACTTTCATCAGAATAATTGCCATTCATATATTTAAAATAATCTGTTTCTTCATCTATATAAGATTCTTCAGAAATATTCTGGTAATTATCAAAAAGAAAACCGACTCCCAAACGATAATTACCAATAATTTTTCTGGTTATGAACTGATAAAAACGCCACTGCTGATAATCGAGAGTTGACATTTCTTTTTTTGACTCATGTTCGCCCAATCCATAAGTAAGCTGCGGATAAATCATATACCGATAATCTCCAATAAAATTCCACTTATCTTCACTGGTATAAACATAAGTCTGAATAGGAAAAACATATTGTTTCGTAAAACTGAAATAAGGGGAAAATGTAACCTGAGACATTTTAGTTTTTTGATGATCTTCGCCTAAATAAAATGTAGTTAAAAAAGAAACCACTAAACCTGTATTGGAATTTACATCTACAGGAACTGGCAGCAAAGAGAATGCTAGTTTTTTTTGATTGTCTTTTTTGATTGTATCATTTTTATCAAAAATTCTATGAATAACATCTAGAATGTCTCGATTTCCCATACTTATACTATCGTTTTGCGCATTACAAAACGAGGCGATTAAGAAAAAAGAGAGTGCTGATACAATTCTTAAACTATTCACTTACAATATTTTAAAAACACTTCTTACAAATTTAAAACTTTATTAAGAATTATAGTCAAATTTTTAAGTGAATAAAAAAGAATTTTAAAATGAATAGAAAAAGTTACATTTGAATATCTAAACATTTGATTTTAAACTCCTATGCGTTATCTATTTGTGTACTTTTTACTTTTTTCCCTTTTTTGTTTTTCTCAAAATGATCAACAAAAGCAAGATCTTGTAAAGTCGAATAGATGGTTTATAGCTGGTCCTGTTAAAGAGAATGAAGAAACAATTAATTCTGTTCGTCTACAAAAAGGAATTGTTTCTGTTACTGCGAAAGATAATCCAAAAGGCGAAATAGAACTGAATGTAATGATCACAGCATCTGAAACGAATGACGGAATTTCTACAAATCTTTCCAGCGAATCAAAGTATGTTGAAATTACGTATCAATCTACTCAGATTATAAAATTACAAGCCAGAGAAGGAAATCCTGAAGGAACTGGCTGTGTGCACGGCGGTTCTCACCCAAGAGTTAGTCTGCCTGCATCTCCAAACCACTTTAGAACGATAAAAATTCCTTGGTCAAATTTCAAACAAGACGAACTTCCAGATGGAAAAGTTTTAGATATTCACAATTTATGCAAATTCAACTTTGTAAATTACAATCCAGTTTCTGGAGATATATTACGGATAAAATCGGTCTTTTTTTAGTTTTCAGTCACAGTGACAGTTTTCAGTTTTTAACACTGAATACTGAGACTGGAAACTGAGACCGAGACTGAGACTGAATACTAACTAAAGATGCAGCTGAATTTTATATTTGTTCAAGATTTTCATCACGAAAAGCATAATCGTAGAAAATACCAAAGACCAAATAATCCCAGGAACTCCCTCTCTAAAATATCCCGGAATAATATGAATATTGAATGCTTTACAGAAATAATAAATAACGCCCGGCAAAATATAAATCAATAACGGATTTGCAGCGGCCGGCATAAAAAAGTCACTCCATTTTGTCTGTTTTTTAACTTCCATTAACCAATACAGAAAGTAAAATAAGATTGTGCAAATTCCTGCTGACAGCATTGTCCAAGATGGAGTTCCGTGTATTTTTGATATCCCGAAATAAGGTCGGAGAGCAAATCCAACGGTAAAAAACAAAACTATAAAACCAATAACCGGCCAATTCATTTTGTTTTCGATTTTTCGGTCAAAAAACAATAACGAAATAATTATCCCTGCAGAGGCTAAAGCAGCATGTGTAAGATGACCTGCAATAAAGCTGAGCCATGAAATGTTTTGAACAAATGAATTTTCGGTAAGATTTAAAGAATTCATTACCACGCAAAAAACTAAAAATCCGATCATTGCCCAAAGATTTCCAGACACCAGCCAATAATAAACCACTGTAAAAAGATATGCCCATCCTATAAGTCCTAAAATTCCCCACCATTTTGGAGTCATTCCTCTTTCTCCCGTGTCTTGAATGTACAGAAAGTAAAGTGCAATTAAAACCAAAATTCCACCGTATTGAAGTACATTTTTGAGCCAGAAAGGAAAATCTCTGGGATATTTATTCCAAATCGGAATTGGCATGGCATACGCCAAAAGTCCCCAAAAAGCAGGTGCAATTATCATTTTAGAAGCATCATAACCATATTCGGCATTAACCATAAAAACACCAATAATTATAAGTGCCAAAGCTCGTTTGAAAGTATGGGTCCAAATTGTTTTTGTAGTATCTCCTTTTAGTAATCTGGCATTAAAAGCAAACGGAATTGACATTCCGACAATAAATAAAAAAGCAGGAAAAACTAAATCTACAAAAGTCATTGCATCTGCATCTGCAGGCATGTGTTTCATCCATTGAGGAACATTTTGAATACTTGCCAGTTCATTTACAAAAATCATTACAAAAATTGTAATTCCACGCAAAGCATCTATAGAAATAATTCTCTGATTAAACAAATTCGTTTTTATTTTCATAATTTTTTACTTTTTTACTAAAAATCAAATATAGTATAATTCTAAAATGTCTTATTACAATTTCTATGTTAATTTTGTCACTTATAAATTGAGTTACATAGCTTTACCCCATGTTCACATTCTTTAAATCGAAACCTGCATTAAAAGACTTGCTTGACGGCAGTTTTGTTGACATTCATTCTCACCTTATACCAGGAATTGATGATGGTGCTAAATCTCTTGCGAAATCTATTGAACTTACTAAATCTTTTCAAAAATTAGGAATAAGTCAAATTATCACGACACCGCATATCAGTCATTATGTTTGGAATAACTCTTCTGAAATTATACAATCAAAACTTCAGGAAACACAAAATGCATTAGAAGAAAATCAAATAAAAATACCTTTTAAGGCTGCTGCTGAATATTTTATGGATGATTGGTTTGAAAGGCACTTTAGAACTGAAAAGCTTTTAACTTTAAAAGATAATTACGTACTGGTAGAAATGTCATACATTAATGCTCCTGTACAGCTTTATAAGATACTTTTTGATTTACAAGTAGCAGGATATATTCCTGTTCTGGCTCACCCGGAAAGATATTTGTTTTATCATAAAAACTTTAATGAATATGATAAATTAAAAAAGGCGGGGTGTAAATTTCAATTAAACTTACTTTCTGTTGTTGGGTATTATGGAAGTGAGATTAACAAGACAGCAGAACAGCTTCTAAAAAAGGGAATGTACGATTTTGCAGGAACTGATATACATCATAATAAGCATATCAGATCTTTTGAACAAAAAGTGAATGTTAGTAGTGTTTCTGTTTTGAAAGAAGTAATTGCAAATAATTCTTTTTTTAAGATTTAATACTTTTAGAGCTATCAATAAGCATTTTCTTCGCCTTGAACAATATTCATAATTGTTCTAATTATAATTTTAATATCTAATAACAAACTCCAGTTTTCTATATACCAAATATCGCATTCCACTCTATTTTCCATATCAGAGAGCTTTTTTGTTTCTCCTCGATAGCCATTTACTTGGGCCCAACCTGTAATTCCAGGTTTTGCATAATGGCGGACAGAGTAGTTATCTATTAGTTCCCCATATTCTTTAGCTAGATTGACCATATGAGGCCTTGGTCCAACAACAGACATATTTCCTAAAATAACATTGAAAAATTGAGGCAGCTCATCAATGCTTGTTTTACGCATAAAGGCCCCAAATTTTGTTATACGTGAATCTCCTTTTCCTGCCTGTTTATCGTGTGCCAAATCATTTACGTACATACTTCTAAATTTAAAACATGAAAACGATTTATTGTCACGACCAGAACGATCTTGTCTGAAAAATATTGGCCCTGGTGATTCTAATTTGATAATTAACATTACTATTGGGAATAGCCAGGGAAAGATTAAAATTATAACGAGTATCGAGAAACAGAGGTCAAATATTTTTTTTATGAGTCTGTTAATTGTTAATTCTAAAGGTTCAGGACGCAGCATTAAAACAGGTGTATTTTCGTAAAAGGCTACCTCAACCTTACTGGATTTTGTGTACAACTGGAAATCTGGAATAAATTTAATCCTTACCAAATTTTGCTCACATATTTTTGTCAGCTTATTTATTATTTCAATATTGTCTATATGCAGAGCCACATAAACTTCTTCTACTTTTTCTCTAATAATAAACTCTTGTACATCATCGAATCCTCCTGTAATAGGAATAGAATGATTTTCAATTTCATTTTTTTGATCAAAAAAACCTAAAAATTTGTATCCGTAGGTTAAATTTTTAGCTAATATCTTGCGCATCTTTTCCCCAGTTTCATTAGCCCCTACAATGATGATTTTTTTAAAATTATATCCTTTAGCTCTAATATATTTTAAGATCTTCATTAACACATAACGAGAGATCACGAGCAAAGCAAAGAAAAACAGGTAAAAGTACAATAGCCTGAGTCTGGAGATGTCTGTATATTTTAAAAGAACCACAAAAAAGACTATTAACGCAACATGCATAAAAATCTTTTTAATTGTTCTTCTTAAAATTGATTCGATATATTCTATCCTAATAATTCTATGAGAGTCTTTTTGCATCAGTAAAGCTATCCAGATTAGGTTCGCCAATAATGAAATCGTTTTTTCGTCTTTTAAAAAAAGCTTGTCTAAATCTCCAAATCTCGCCATAGCAGACAGATATATAGCAAAATTTAATAATAAAAGATCCCAGCACACAAATAAGAATTTGGAGTAACGCGAAAAACGATAACGTGATAAGTTTTGCAAAAAATTCATCTTCGGCTTATTTCTCTAGATAAGATTTGTTTTTTAGTCTGGATGACGAAAATAGTATTTTAATTATTCTTATATACTATTTTTAAATCAATTCTTGTGAAACTTTAGATTAAGGACATATTATACAATGGCTTGGTCATAAAAAAAAACGGCTCAATATATTTGAGCCGTTTTTTTTCTTTTATAAATTTAGCCGATAAGTTTCTTGAAACATCCTGCTTTCGAACTTTTTTCAACATATCCATAACCGTATTTTTGTTGCGGATTTGTATCATTAAGAACAATACACATATTTGGAAGTTTTTTGTCTCTAAAAAATCCGTTTGCAATTGATATCATTCTTTTTTCTAAAAATCTGGCTCGCATAATATACACAAAAGTATCAGCGTTTTTCGCAACCAGTAAAGTGTCTGTTACAAGACTGGATGGAGCAGTGTCAACAATAATATAATCGTATTCTTTTTTTAGTTTTTCGAATAATTGATCTACTTTTTTATTATCCATTAATAATTCAGCTGGATTTGGAGGAACTACACCTGCCGGCAGTATATAAAAATTTTCATACCCAGTATGTTTTACAATATATTGGTCAACATTATGATCATTTGATGATAAATAATTCGTTAGCCCTTCGACAGGAAGATCCATATATTCATTGAGACGTGGACTTCTAATATCCATTCCCACAAGTAAAACTCTTTTTTCCAGTAATGCAAAACTTGCTGCTAAATTCGTTGAAACAAATGTTTTTCCCTCAGAAGCAAAGGTTGAAGTTACAAATATCGTTTTAGCCTTACCTTCTTCTACCTTATTCAACATAAATCCAAGATTGGTTCTGACAATCCGAAGAGCTTCTGCAGAGCTGCTTCTGCTATTGGATTTAATTAATTCAGAAATATCATTGCAAGAAGGTATTTCGCCAATAAATGGAATTTGTGTTTTTCCTTCCAAATCATTGCTGTTTTTGATTTTGGTATCTAATAAGTCATTCGCATAAATAATCACAAATGGAACTAGCAACCCTAATAAGACTACCGCTAAATAGATAATTTTTTTCTTCGGGTTAACTGGTGTCTGTTCCGCTTTTGCGCTATCAATTACTCTTGCATTAGGCTCTGTTGCCGCAAGTGAAATTGCTGTTTCCTCTCTTTTTTGAAGTAAGTATAAATATAATTCTTCCTTTACTTTCTGCTGTCTTGCTATCCCTCTTAATTGACGTTCCTGAACTGGAATTTTAGCAATTTTATTGTTTAAAATTCCTTCTTGATTTCTAATGTTTTTATTTTGAATCTCGAGATTGGACTGGATTCGATTTAAACTAGCCGTAACACTTGATTTCAAAGAATTAATTTGCTGGTCTAATTTAATTACAGACGGGTTGTCAGTTGTTGCCGATTTTAAAATCCTGTTTCTGTCTAATACCAGTTGATTGTAGGCGCTAATTAAACCTCCTGCATCTCCTTTATCAGTAATAATATTCGAAGGAAGTAAGTCTGAATTAGTACTGTTTTTCATAAAACCTAACAATGAAGAAATGACATTTAGTTGAATTTCAGTTTCTACTCCCTTTTTATCATATTCATTTGATCCTTCGATAAATAGCTTAGCTTCAGAATTTATATCTGTTAATCTATTCGTTTTTTTAAATCCTTCTACGTTTTGTTCTACACCATCAAGTTCTTTTGTTATCAAAGAAAGTCTGTTTGAAATAAACTCAGAGGTGTTTTCTGATATTAGATTTTTATCCTCAGCAGCATCTTCAGTATAAATCTTAATCAAATTATCTAAAAATGCTTCTGCCCTATTTGCCACCGGATCTGTAATTGAAACCTCTACAATACTACTTGTTTTACTTATAGGATCAATTTTGAGTCTTTTTTTAAAATCTTCTGCAACCTCATCGAATGGTTTGATTTGAATAGAAATAGATTCAAATTGATCAGTTTTGTTGTTGTCAGACAATTGTGCTTTATCAATAATTAAAGTACCAATCTTTGTTGGTATTTTTTCTCCGTATTTAAACTCTTTTTTAGATGTTAAAATAAAATTGACATTTGCTTCATTTTCTATTTCATTCTTCAATAAAAAAGTTCCAGAACTTAACAAATTACATTTTAGTATAATTTTAGTGTCATCAAATAATTCTGTTCTATTTATAAAATTGACACTTATTGGCGCATCTTGATAGATATCTTGGTCTACTATATTTCTTTCAGCAAATAATGAAATATTAAGATTTAATTTTTTAATTGTCTTTTCTATTAGGCTTCTTGATTTTAAAATTTCAATTTCATTATCTACATTACTTTTCATGCTTCCACCAAGGCCGATATCTGAAAAGGCTGATAATTCTGAAAGTATGCCTCCTTTTTTCTCATCTTTAACCAATACGGTTGTGTGCGCTTCATATGTTCTTGTTGCATAACATAAATATGTAAAAGCTCCAACTAAACCAATAATAATGCTAAATAAAAACCAATGCCAATGAACTAAGTATTTTTCCAACTGTTCTCTAAAGTTGTCATCTTCAATTTCATCATCGATAAAATCGTTGTAATAATCTCTTTTTTGCATTTGTTTTTATTTAAAAATTAAAACTGCTAGGGAAACTAAAATAGAAACAGCGGATATAATTACAGAAGTATTGGGACCAACTGCAGATGAATTGACTTTTGTTCTATTTGGTTCAACATAAACAATATCGTTTTGAGCCAAATAATAAAGAGGCGAATTCATAAAGTCAGCTTTTGTTATATCAACTCTATTGTATGTTTTTACACCATTTGTTTCTCTAATAACAAGAATATTGTCCCTTTTACCATAAATTGTTAAATCTTTTGCCATGCTTAAAGCTTCTATTAATGTAATTCTTTCGGAAGCTACATTATAAGTCCCTGGTAAATTGACTTCACCCTGCAGCGAAACCTTAAAATTTGTTATACGAAGATTTATAATTGGTTTCTTAATATAATTACCAATCTTAT contains:
- a CDS encoding 3'-5' exonuclease, which produces MELKLNKPICFFDLETTGIDIGKDRIVEISIFKVFPNGNKESKTWLVNPTIPIPPQTTAVHGITDEKVANEPTFAELAPQVHNMIKDSDLGGFNSDRFDIPLLAEELLRAGVDFDMKNKVSVDVQTIFHKMEERTLSAALKFYCGKSLENAHSAEADTMATYEILKAQLDRYPELENDMRSLSEFTTRKKIADFAGMIAFDKDDEEIFTFGKHKGAKVEKVLEAEPGYFSWIQNADFPLYTKKVLTAIKLRKLNTK
- a CDS encoding glycosyltransferase family 2 protein; its protein translation is MQLSIIILNYNVRYFLEQCILSVQEAIAAIEAEIIVVDNNSSDESVLMMQEKFPEVTLIQNKENFGFPKGNNIGFRQAKGNYICILNPDTVVAEDTFTKVLAFAERQPNLGIIGCKLIDGTGNFLPESKRGIPTPWVAFTKVFGLYKIFPKIKLFNQYYAQHLSENETGKVDILVGAFMFLESKLYQDLNGFDEDCFMYADDIDLSYRALQKGKNNFYFHDTTVLHYKGESTIKDEKYMKRFQEAMNFFYAKHFKKSWFFSFFIQVGTWFFSIVKMFQGNVKEKPLPECYILYSENANLSEKLASILENKVSFLNLKKEKMVNSCLILKGKKTEIILDNQYVSFKKCINIIETLKDKNITFKIFPKRTAFIIGSNLRNGRGEIRKIK
- a CDS encoding Hpt domain-containing protein, which encodes MALKYNLSKVYALSDNDPEFVNEILNLFVTEVPEDLKQIKEGIKKKDHKYAYSYAHKIKPTLDLMGLNVAFEEILQVEAWTKAEGKKKDIIETFKSIKIQVKEAIKEIKKDFDL
- a CDS encoding DUF5009 domain-containing protein translates to MKIKTNLFNQRIISIDALRGITIFVMIFVNELASIQNVPQWMKHMPADADAMTFVDLVFPAFLFIVGMSIPFAFNARLLKGDTTKTIWTHTFKRALALIIIGVFMVNAEYGYDASKMIIAPAFWGLLAYAMPIPIWNKYPRDFPFWLKNVLQYGGILVLIALYFLYIQDTGERGMTPKWWGILGLIGWAYLFTVVYYWLVSGNLWAMIGFLVFCVVMNSLNLTENSFVQNISWLSFIAGHLTHAALASAGIIISLLFFDRKIENKMNWPVIGFIVLFFTVGFALRPYFGISKIHGTPSWTMLSAGICTILFYFLYWLMEVKKQTKWSDFFMPAAANPLLIYILPGVIYYFCKAFNIHIIPGYFREGVPGIIWSLVFSTIMLFVMKILNKYKIQLHL
- a CDS encoding CpsB/CapC family capsule biosynthesis tyrosine phosphatase gives rise to the protein MFTFFKSKPALKDLLDGSFVDIHSHLIPGIDDGAKSLAKSIELTKSFQKLGISQIITTPHISHYVWNNSSEIIQSKLQETQNALEENQIKIPFKAAAEYFMDDWFERHFRTEKLLTLKDNYVLVEMSYINAPVQLYKILFDLQVAGYIPVLAHPERYLFYHKNFNEYDKLKKAGCKFQLNLLSVVGYYGSEINKTAEQLLKKGMYDFAGTDIHHNKHIRSFEQKVNVSSVSVLKEVIANNSFFKI
- a CDS encoding fumarylacetoacetate hydrolase family protein, which produces MKIICVGRNYANHIEELKNERPTEPVVFMKPDSAVLLKQHPFVIPEFSEDVHHELEIIVKINKVGKYIEPKFAHKYYDEISVGIDFTARDLQSKLKEKGLPWEKAKAFDGSAVIGDFLPKTNFVSMENLNFELKKNAETVQKGNSNMMLWKIDELVSYVSQFFTLKIGDIIFTGTPEGVATVKPNDVLEGFLEDKKLFRIQVK
- a CDS encoding dihydrolipoamide acetyltransferase family protein; its protein translation is MARFELKLPKMGESVAEATITNWLKEVGDKIEADEAVLEIATDKVDSEVPSEVSGILVEQLFGKDDLVQVGQTIAIIETEGGAAPAPETSSVEETAVPEAAAEIEKTIEAVKETVTTAEDFSGSEKFFSPLVKNIAKEENISLNELENMAGSGKDGRVTKEDILKYIEDRKSGVTASPQTVEAPKPIVEAPKAVQTPEPVVQKSQQAVPVSVNGGDEIVEMDRMRKLISGYMTASVQTSAHVQSFIEVDVTNIVKWRDKVKTAFEKREGEKLTFTPIMMEAVAKALKDFPGMNISVDGDYIIKKKNINLGMAAALPNGNLIVPVIKNADQLNLVGMAKAVNDLGNRAKAGKLKPDDTQGGTYTVTNVGTFGSVFGTPIINQPQVGILALGAIRKVPAVIETPEGDFIGIRQKMFLSHSYDHRVVDGALGGSFVKRVAEYLEAFDVDRDF